A region of Jaculus jaculus isolate mJacJac1 chromosome 20, mJacJac1.mat.Y.cur, whole genome shotgun sequence DNA encodes the following proteins:
- the LOC123456289 gene encoding LOW QUALITY PROTEIN: zinc finger protein 33B-like (The sequence of the model RefSeq protein was modified relative to this genomic sequence to represent the inferred CDS: substituted 1 base at 1 genomic stop codon): protein MYWIKTDDLKQCQNALYHKLHHTCHEEEISGEKLYELCTTLNSSSQLRKHKPIHTGEKAHECGKPFISQSYLTVHQRPYTIGKSYQCNVCGSSFFAKSDLKTNQKIHTSEKTYEYTECGKVFIFQSDPTVHQRTHTGEKPHECTACGKAFISKSYLAMHQRTHTGEKPYECTACGKPFISTSQLTIHQRTHTGEKPYECTACGKTFIFKSQLTIHQRIHTGEKPYECTACGKAFITKSELNKHQRTHTGEKPHECILCAKAFNLMSQLTIHQRTYTGEKPYECTACGKAFVSKSKLNRHRRIHTGEKPYECTACGKVFTSKSKLTVHQRIHTGEKPYECTEXGKAFSTTSQLTMHHRTHTGEKPYDCTECGKTFITKSNLNKHQRTHTGEKPCEYTSCGEAFIT from the exons ATGTACTGGATAAAGACTGATGATTTAAAACAATGCCAGAATGCTTTGTATCACAAGTTACATCACACTTGTCATGAAGAAGAAATCTCAGGTGAGAAGTTGTATGAATTGTGTACAACCTTGAACTCCAGTTCACAGCTCAGGAAGCATAAACCtattcacacaggtgagaaagcACATGAATGTGGGAAACCTTTCATCTCCCAGTCATATCTCACTGTGCACCAGAGACCTTACACAATTGGCAAGTCCTATCAATGTAATGTATGTGGGAGCAGTTTCTTTGCAAAGTCAGATCTTAAGACAAATCAGAAAATTCATACAAGTGAGAAGACATATGAGTACACTGAATGTGGTAAAGTCTTTATCTTTCAGTCAGATCCcactgtgcatcagagaactcacacag gtgaaaagccacatgaatgtactgcatgtggtaaagctttcatctccaagtcaTATCTCGctatgcatcagagaactcacacaggtgaaaagccatatgaatgtactgcatgTGGGAAACCTTTCATCTCCACATCACAGCTTACTatccatcagagaactcacacaggtgaaaagccatatgaatgcacTGCATGTGGGAAAACTTTCATCTTCAAGTCACAGCTCACTatacatcagagaattcacacaggtgaaaagccatatgaatgtactgcatgTGGGAAGGCTTTTATTACCAAGTCAGAGCTTAAtaagcatcagagaactcacacaggtgaaaaaccACATGAATGTATTCTATGTGCCAAGGCTTTCAACCTCATGTCACAACTCACTATACATCAGAGAACttacacaggtgaaaagccatatgaatgcactgcatgtgggaaagcttttgTGTCCAAGTCAAAACTCAATAGGCATCGGAGAATTCATACAGGTGAAAAGCCTTATGAATGCACTGCATGTGGGAAAGTGTTTACGTCCAAGTCAAAACTCACTgtacatcagagaattcacacaggtgaaaaaCCATATGAATGTACCGAATGAGGGAAAGCTTTCAGCACCACATCACAGCTCACTATGCATCatagaactcacacaggtgaaaagccgtATGattgtactgaatgtgggaaaacaTTTATTACCAAGTCTAATCTTAAtaaacatcagagaactcacacaggtgagaagccatgtGAATATACTTCATGTGGGGAAGCTTTCATTACCTAG